A stretch of the Lactuca sativa cultivar Salinas chromosome 9, Lsat_Salinas_v11, whole genome shotgun sequence genome encodes the following:
- the LOC111918260 gene encoding purple acid phosphatase yields MGVYSCSVFAYVLGVLVFASTLYVDGGSTSSFVRKVEKTIDMPLDADVFITPPGYNAPQQVHITQGDHVGKAMLVTWVTMDEPGSNTVIYWPQNSKKKRKAEGMLTKYSFFNYTSGFIHHCNLTHLRHDTKYFYSIGLDHTKRTFWFTTPPEVGPDVPYTFGLIGDLGQSYDSNITLTHYEMNPTKGETVLFVGDLSYADNYPNHDNRRWDSWGRFTERSTAYQPWIWTAGNHEIDFVPEIGEDEPFKPYTHRYPVPYKSSQSTAPFWYSIKRASSYIIILASYSAYGKYTPQYKWLEKELPKVNRTETPWLIVVMHSPWYNSYNYHYMEGETMRVMYEPWFIKYKVDVVFAGHVHAYERSERISNVAYNIVNGICKPIKDQSAPVYITIGDGGNLEGLATNMTEPQPDYSAFREASFGHATFDIKNRTHAYYAWHRNQDGYSVTADTMWFFNRYWNAKDESITGA; encoded by the exons ATGGGTGTCTACTCGTGCTCTGTTTTTgcttatgttcttggtgttttggtgtTCGCATCTACTCTGTATGTTGATGGTGGATCAACCAGCAGTTTCGTAAGAAAAGTTGAAAAAACCATTGATATGCCTCTCGATGCTGATGTCTTCATCACGCCACCTGGCTATAATGCGCCTCAACAG gTTCATATAACACAAGGCGATCATGTTGGAAAAGCCATGCTTGTAACATGGGTGACAATGGATGAACCCGGTTCAAATACTGTTATCTATTGGCCTCAAAACAGCAAAAAAAAGAGAAAAGCCGAAGGCATGCTTACTAAATATTCATTCTTCAATTACACTTCGGGTTTCATCCATCATTGCAATCTCACTCATTTGAGG CATGATACGAAATACTTCTATTCTATTGGGCTTGACCACACAAAACGGACTTTCTGGTTCACAACTCCACCCGAAGTTGGACCCGATGTTCCTTACACTTTCGGCCTAATTG GGGATTTGGGGCAGAGTTATGATTCGAACATTACACTTACGCATTATGAGATGAATCCAACGAAAGGTGAAACTGTGTTGTTTGTCGGAGACCTTTCCTACGCTGATAACTATCCGAATCACGATAACCGGAGATGGGATTCGTGGGGAAGGTTTACGGAGAGAAGTACGGCGTATCAACCGTGGATTTGGACTGCCGGAAATCATGAAATCGATTTTGTTCCTGAAATC GGAGAGGATGAACCTTTCAAGCCTTACACTCACCGGTATCCTGTCCCTTATAAATCATCACAAAGCACCGCTCCTTTTTGGTACTCCATCAAGAGAGCTTCATCTTACATCATTATTTTGGCTTCATATTCCGCATATG GTAAATACACCCCTCAATACAAATGGCTCGAAAAAGAACTACCAAAAGTCAACCGAACCGAGACTCCATGGTTGATTGTTGTAATGCACTCTCCATGGTATAATAGCTACAATTATCACTACATGGAAGGTGAAACCATGAGGGTTATGTATGAACCATGGTTTATTAAATATAAAGTTGATGTTGTGTTTGCGGGCCATGTTCATGCCTATGAACGCTCG GAACGTATATCGAACGTTGCTTACAACATTGTCAATGGTATCTGCAAACCTATAAAAGACCAATCCGCCCCCGTGTACATAACCATTGGAGATGGAGGAAACCTCGAGGGTTTAGCAACtaa CATGACTGAGCCACAACCAGATTATTCAGCATTTAGGGAAGCTAGTTTTGGGCATGCTACTTTTGACATTAAGAACCGAACGCATGCATACTACGCGTGGCATAGGAATCAAGATGGATATTCAGTGACGGCTGATACGATGTGGTTTTTCAACAGATATTGGAATGCGAAAGATGAATCGATAACTGGTGCTTAA